From Cydia splendana chromosome 4, ilCydSple1.2, whole genome shotgun sequence, one genomic window encodes:
- the LOC134789705 gene encoding small ribosomal subunit protein mS31, translated as MLTRLRFKRDFRVIVRCLSDKPSDGDEKKPEQQPSPAAKKEKQADSSTDKIQALLKSMMSEPLSKEAEYRANFASAPDVRRQRKNDEIEVKVEKIEESITKAAGDVAQAIGGDVKQTEAELLSKILGKINQSSTSLSDLLIGMKVDHSKGGDERASVQRETRGEQVKRLVRAKEGQRPTTQQSKPKQDVNTVRPPTRERKSLPQPTTINIFSGEPLNIFKTAEQNYGTKLQVWESLKQREVSLATSQQPANYFQKMVLWTEQGKVWKFPINNEQGLEEEADVHFSEHIFLDAHLEGWCPPKGPIRHFMELVCVGLSKNPFYTAQEKRDHIMWYKEYFESKKDVLIDVGAWNVGKSKEVLA; from the exons ATGTTAACAAg ACTTCGATTCAAACGGGATTTTAGAGTTATTGTGCGATGTTTATCCGACAAACCCTCCGACGGCGATGAGAAAAAACCTGAGCAACAACCAAGTCCTGCAGCAAAAAAAGAGAAACAAGCCGATTCCAGCACAGACAAAATCCAAGCCCTGTTGAAAAGTATGATGTCTGAGCCTTTATCAAAGGAAGCTGAGTACAGAGCTAACTTTGCTTCGGCCCCAGACGTGAGGCGACAGCGGAAAAATGATGAAATCGAGGTTAAAGTGGAGAAAATAG AGGAGAGCATTACTAAGGCAGCGGGCGATGTTGCACAAGCCATCGGTGGAGACGTGAAGCAAACTGAAGCAGAATTACTGTCAAAAATTTTGGGAAAAATTAATCAATCATCCACCAGTCTTAG TGACTTATTGattggcatgaaggtagaccACTCAAAAGGCGGTGATGAGAGAGCCTCCGTCCAGAGAGAGACGCGAGGAGAGCAAGTGAAGCGGCTTGTCAGGGCTAAAGAAGGGCAAAGGCCGACCACACAGCAAAGCAAACCCAAGCAGGATGTCAACACAGTTAGGCCACCAACTAGGGAAAGGAAGAG CTTACCCCAGCCAACCACCATCAACATATTCAGCGGTGAACCCCTAAACATCTTCAAAACTGCAGAACAGAACTACGGCACCAAACTGCAAGTGTGGGAGAGCCTTAAACAGCGCGAAGTCTCGCTGGCCACGTCGCAGCAACCGGCCAATTACTTCCAGAAGATGGTCTTGTGGACAGAGCAGGGGAAAGTTTGGAAGTTCCCTATCAATAATGAACAAG GCCTAGAAGAGGAAGCAGACGTCCACTTCTCCGAGCACATATTCCTCGACGCGCACCTCGAAGGCTGGTGTCCCCCCAAGGGGCCCATTCGACACTTCATGGAACTCGTCTGTGTCGGCCTCTCGAAGAACCCATTCTACACGGCACAAGAAAAGAGGGACCATATCATGTGGTATAAGGAGTATTTTGAGTCGAAGAAAGATGTGCTTATTGATGTTGGGGCTTGGAATGTTGGGAAGTCGAAGGAGGTTTTAGCGTAG